The DNA window AACCTTTTtccaagttttaaaaattaaccAAAATGGCTATTATATGGAAGACACAGATAGATTCATCAATAACCCGAAGTTTATTTCTGAATTGGTTGATACAGTTTTAAATAGTTTTAttgccaaaaaaataagtacCAAAAGTTTTACATATTTATTAACACATCCATACTTTCCCAGAACCAAAACAATTGGTTTACTAGATAGATTGAGATTTGATTCCAGGTTATTTAAACAGTGCATTGTAACATGCCCTGGGTTAAAGTTAGACGAATTATTGGAGGAACTATTcactattaaaaatgacgaattattattggacTTATCATTAAGAATATTACAAGATTTTAGTAAAGATGAGATTATTAAGAGCATAAAACAGGTTAGTAGGGTGACTATAACcaattttttggaatttaTCATAAAGAGAACAGACAGTACAgctgaagaagaagaagaagaagaagaggatgaTGATGTTGATATTAGTAAAGACAAGTTAAAGGCTATGCCACAGTTATtacaatttttatcattatgtTTGGATTCTTTTGATATATTTCAATTAGAATTGAGCTTTTTGCttaaattgaataaatttatcACCGAAGAAATTAGCTTAGTCGAAACCAACAATGATCTATTGAACTTATTgagtaataatgataaactAACAAATAAATCGGCATTTACATTTACAAAAGAGTATAAAAATGATGTTGTTGAATATTTTGTAGAAACTTTAAAGTATTAAAACGTACatacatattttatatattttatatcttgtattttaacaaatatttatatatatatatgccttttttttttttttttttttttttttctattatttatttttctctctacaaaaaagaatggaaaaaaaaaaaaaaaaaaatttttttctcctaTTACGGTAAACTATTTAAATAACGGCTAAATCTCAATATAATTTCTATACAACCaacttgttgtttttgacAATATATCGAGATATAAATACAAGACAAATTTAATATGTTCAAAACTGTTTtgacagaaaaaaaagaacttgttaatattttccattATACACCATCGATTGTCAATGGTAATACACCTTTGGTAATTTTTGTTCCTGGTAATCCTGGTATCATAAATTTTTACTCAAATTTTTTGAGAAGTTTAGTTGAAAAATATCCAAAGTATGAAATATATGGCTTATCCCATCGAGGATTTACTGGTGGTGATAGTAACTTTGGTGAATTGTATGATTTAAATCAACAAGTAGAGAACACAAGATTCTTACTAAGCAATATACTGAATGATAGAAAGGGGgctaatgataataataatacacaaAGACCTCTAATATTAATGGGTCATTCGATGGGATGTTATGtcttacaaaaaaatatcattgaaaattaccaattaaattataaaaaaataattttttttatgccAACTATTGTCGACATTCATAAAAGTGAAGCTGGTTCCAAATTAAACTtggttttcaaaatattgcCTGCTTTCTATTTATTAGTTGGCGGACTTGTCACATTAGCTATTAATTGGCTTAAATTAGGCTGGGTCTTCCAAATAATTAGCAAAAAGTTTTACGAAGGATATGTAATTCAGAATCAAATCTATGATTTTATTACGTCTTCATATTTTACTAAACAGGCTTTATATTTAGCTAAGCATGAAATGAATCAAATTCGTGATCAGTGGAAAGATCAACACATCTTTAAGAATATCATAATTGGTAATAACaaagatatttttgaaatgtGGTTCGCTGGAAAGGACCAGTGGGTCCATAACAATACTAGAgaacaacttttaaaatattattgggGAAACGCTAAAAATGGCAACTATTACATATGTGATAAAGTAGAACATTCATTTCCATTGCGTGAAAAATACATAGAATATATCATTGATAGGTTGACTCTGTGAATATTAAGTCtgcattatttttttctacatTATCCCTTTCAACATATGTTATATCCCCCGTTTTTCTAGAAACCGTAATCACTATTGTGGTCCTAGTACCGTAATCGATTATAGTTGgatcatcttcatttttcaCTTTAAGTGGTGGTATGAAAATAGAATTGCGGACAAGGGCCTTGCATTCTTTGGAAGTAAGGATATTTCTGTGATCAGGTAACGTCGTTCGTGTAGCAATTTCATAACATTTTTCTATAATATTGTCAGTTTTAGTATTACGCAATTCATCAAGTGCGTCTTGTCccaatttaattttggGCCAGTCTTTTATATTCTCCGaatatttgttgtttgttATAACAAATGTGGTATCGTTAGTGCTATTTATCTTATAATGTTTTAGTTCCTCTGTTAAATTAGTATCTGTATGGGTTGCATCACTTTTAAgggataaaatatttaagtCGCATTTATTGCGGGATAGATCGCCATAGACTAAATTAAATGGTCTGGTTTTGATGATATCAGGGTATGTATTAAGCCAATCGGCCTTGGAACTTAGTTTATCACTATTACCATTCCCATTATtcttattgttgttattatcatttaacAAACATATCAATGGTAAAATACCTCTTGATAACAAGCCTTTATTGTGCTGTTTATTATCGTTTGGATTATTTTCTAACTCTtgtatatttaaaacaattgaaaaaacttTGGTATCCAGATTTATACCTAACCATGTACCACCACTCAGTTCATCAACGGGACACAAAACCCTAGCGGGGCTATTATTATAggtatttttcaaatttcttACAGCTGTTCTTTCTGCCTTTCTCTGGTAAACTTCATCTCGATTTGAAATTAGAATTAATGAATAATCTGGATGATCCGTTAAACCTAATAGTATGCACATTCTTACTGAAGGTTATGTGTTTCTTGGTTAGGGAGTTTATTGTATATTACAAAGGAGTATTTATAAACTCTGgatgagaaaaaaaaaaaaaagagaaggCGTAAATCATTAGACTTTTTCATAATAAGCACAAGCATAGTGATTTagtatttgaaaaaaaaaaaaaatatatatatatatatgtaattatcattattattattattgatcttttgttttttgtgtgttttttctttttttttttcttttttttttttaatatttgttcGAGAGTCCGAGAGCGCTGGTTTCGGATCAAACTTGTATATTACCCTATTTTAGGgtttataattttgttcATTTATGTACCGACGGACTATGTCAAAACCAGATTCGGtattgcatttttttttttttttttttttttttttttctttcaaaactaaacaaaaatatttgtcaTTTGTTAAGATATAAAATAAGGCATTTAGTAAATAACAACTATCTAAGATACAAATAAGTTAATGacaatattaattataatgTAAATTATGTgtgtaataatataaaaaaacaaaaaaattcttttaaatttgggattaaaaaaaaatccacCGTATTCATGGCATGAAACTGTCCAAGAACTTCCTAAAACCGTGATGATGTTTTTGTTCTTGAtacttttcaatttcttttttatttctttcaaCAACTTTTTCTATTTGTTCTTCGTTTATACCCTTAGGTATATGGCTTTCCTGCTTGATAGAAATTTGATCTTCATCGCCCAAATCATTATCATACATTAAACCGTCAATATCAGTGTTAATAGAGGATTGAGGGGTAGTAGAAGTGGTGACTCTATTTAACCCTTCGATAGTCTTCATCTTAACTAGTCCAGTTTTTGTCTCTAATTGATATTCTTCTGGAAATATTTCATTGTTGCTTCCGTGTGACAAAGTTTCTTGCAATGGATCCAATTCCGCtttgtttaaatttaacCCACTTTTAGCTAAACTTTCCTTTGTTTCCACATTACCCTTAATGGCATTATGTGAAATGATTTTATCCAATTTATTAGAGTctaattctttattttgcAACTTTTCCTCATCATCGCCACCATCATAAGCCTCCGGTTGTTCACTTAATTCTTCGTCTAAATCGGACAACGAGCTTATACTTGAATCAATACTCGAAgcgtcatcatcatcatcatcattattattttcctcCTCCTTTTGTGGTTGAGAATCTGTATGTCCAGTAGTTGTAAGcttctttttccccttATTTTTCCTGTCAGTATTGGTTTTAGCAGCAGGAGTCAAAGTAACGGAaggaatattttttgttgtagGGGTAGCGACAGAAGCATCAACAGGAGTAATGTCACCATTACCTTCAATTTCTGTGTTTCTGGCAGTGTTATTTGCAGTGTTTCTAGCAGTAGCAGCGTCGATAGATTCGCTCATTTTTAATCTTGgttaaattaatttaaattttttcttttttaatatatatatatatatatatatgtgtgtgtgtgcGTGTATGTGTTTTgacaaattattaaatttgtGTCAGATATGGTGTATGTAATCTAATATAGTAGTgtttgtatattattatttgtttagcAAATAAGTTTAGATATATGTACAGGTAAGTACTTGATAGAGTTATATATCAAGTATGgtataaaatgaaaaaaaaagaagaaaaaggaaagatcAAATTGTAAGTGACAGTTGTGAAAGTATTAAAGttgagtttttttttttttttttttttattttaatattgtaTTTTGATGTGATATTCTGCGTgtgttatttatattggATAGGGGCAGAAGtataagaaagaaaatctTTGTTttgatgttatttttttttatattttcaaaccaaacaaaattaataaaaaaaataaaaaaaaaaaaaaaaaagggggaggcatttttttttttttttcttttttttcttttttcttttctttaaatatatatatatatatattaacaattatttaaaacaagataaataaaattaaaagttgCATTATTATACACTATACTACAACCGTATCGTCTCCTATCAGCTACTAATCAATGAATACCTTAACAACTTCTTATATCTGTATTGATTTAATGCACTAATAACTAAGACCAATTCAGTGAATAATTCTATATCCTCTTTCTTCAACTTATTCAATCGTTCCTTATCAACAATCCATATAACACACTCAGTTTCACAACGAACACACTCTAAATAATCCTTCATTTCCTCAGTGTTATTATACCcatttataattttccCATAGCATGTTTTGCTGGCTATGGTTTCATAAATATTACAACGATCATTACTCTTTGGGTCATTCATATTGCCATTGCCCATTATGTAATAActaattttcattaatcCGCTTTCCACCACAAATAATATGTTGTCATGATTGGGCATCTCATAATTTGGTGGCAACTTCTCACGTGTGAAATAATTAGTGACTTTTTCCCATTTTTGATGTTCCTCCTCAGTTTCAGGGTTAATGGATatgaattttttcaaacttaCTAAAAACAATGGTAGAAATGGTTTTGATTTGAATCTATTGTTCAATTTAGTGTTTTCCTGTTGTTCGTTGTTAAATAGTACTTTAGCCACATTAACAAATTGGCTGTTACGTGGTGTAGACGATATCATCATTGTTGATTGAGAGGGAACAGACAATTTGCGCGTTTGATTCTttgtttgttgttgttgttgttgttgaaataataacaagtttttctgttgttgttgcttcATTCTATgcttcttccttttttctaaCAAGACTTTATATTGCATCAAAAACTGATTTTCACACCACTCCAATGCACTATTCAAATCATGGAACAATTCAATGCCCTGCAATAAACCAACCTtgttaaaaacattataaaTATGGTCCGTTTCTTGAATAGAGGAGACAATTAAACGAATATTTTTCGTATCAACAAATCTTCTAATTCTGTTGAACCCTTCAGCAGCACTATAATCTATATTGTCTGCGTTGATATTCTTAAAAtctaaaatcaaatatttaatttttctttgagtCTTTAGCATGTTATCAATTTTCTCTTCAATCGAGATAATGGTTCcgaaaaacaacaaattttgtaatttcAAAACATAGATTTGTTCACCAATTTCATTTAACAATTCTGTTTGCAAATAATCTCTATTAACTGTTGAATGAGCAATTTTGCCGTCATATTCGCCATTGACTGTTTTCAACTTGGTGGAATCAATTAGAAACGAAAAACAAGCTATTAATataccaacaataattcCCAGAACAAAATCAAAGACACCCATAGTAAGTACAATGATTAATATGGTCAGGTATTcgaaattttttaatttcccCCATGTGTCAAATAATGATTCCTTTAATAGTTCGTACCCTAACAAAAAGATTAACGAGCCTACGATGCAAATGGGGATCAAAGAAATGATTACTGGACCAATGCACATAACGATAAATGTAGCGATGGCTAGGTAAAACCCGGCAAACCCTGAATCCCCAGCCCCTGCtctaataaacaaaacacTATTAGTATAAACcaaataattttcaatagAGCCTAAAATACCACTGATGAAGTTGGAATAGCCATGTGCAATCAATTCCTTGTCAACATCatatttatcaatattCAGAGACATTGCCAACGCTGGCACGTTGATCGGGACGTGTaatattccaaaaaaagttaatgcTAACATGGTGGGAATATTTGAGAATATCAAATCCCAGTGAACCAATTTGAAATTGTATAGTTTGTAAAAATCAAACCaattttcccttttcccTGCAAGTGGGAAAATCCAGCCCTCGTCTCTTAGATTTGAGAGCGATAAGCTGGGAACCAAAACAACAATGaaatgaaacaaaaacaatgtAATAATATAGAACAGTGGCAACACCAAGCTTGAATTATTAAACCGATGTtggataaaaattaataaaacgGTTAGAATAATgggcaataataattttgacAAATTGCTGAAAtccaaaatcaaaaaatggACCAAGAAATCCcaagaatatttaaatttggcAATCCTGGTGCTTACTTCTATTCCAGTTATGATAAGAAAATACCCAACACCACCAATGCACCCGATCAAAATGTGGCGTGGGAAAAATCCGACAATCTTACCTAATCTTAACTTACCCAAGGTATAAAAAGTCATACCAGTGAAAATGGAACTAATTGCATAACATACAATTGTGGTAGAAATAATTTCGTTTTGGTGCTCCATTTCGTTACCTGTAGCAAAACTGGACATGATATTGATAGCCATGGTATGGAAAAATGGGGTGATTTCAATCATTTCACTACCAATACCAGATCTGAAAACACTTAATCCTGACGAATACGTCAATTGAGAAATAATACAAGAAACATAAAATATAGACAATCCAGCTGGACCCAAATGACTGAAAACAGGTTCTGTGATAGGGAAAATGATCATACCATAAGATAATGCAtccaaaatattcaatagTAATCCCAGAATGACAGCTGGCGTATAACGAACAATATCTTGGAAGAAGACTCCAGGATTTCTTAAGTATGCTTTGTtgttggtggtggtggtggtggtggcaACAACGGTATCATTATGGGAATCCATCGAACCATAATTGTTAGCAGAAGACAACATAGATAAGTTGGATGAGGACTGTGGTGATAAAAACGATGAAGAATCATATATACTACCCTCTTGGGAAATGGAAGGGACTAAGCCGTATTCTTCATCAAGTGCGTTATCATAGTCTGTTTGATAGGAAGGATAATCATTTTCTAGTATAGCTTCCGCTTCATCTTCCGCTTCTATTTGTTcgatattattagaatCGTCAATTTCATaacctttatttttttgttcttcctcttcttcaaaTGCATTGGATAACGCCACGGTCTGTTTGTGTAGCATGTTAGAGGCGtggatttttttattctctAGATTATTGGTTATAGGCAAGCTAAAATTGCTATTAATATTCTTGGGgctatttttgttataaatCATAGGAAAATCTAAACCATTATTACTGCCGTTGTTTTTAGTGTAACCGAGACTGCTAGGATCACTGTTATTAGCTGTATTTAAATATGAGGGTTGGGAAAAACTACCGACATATGACCTACCTAAAAATGAAGATATTTCTggattgttgttgttgttgttgttgttgttgttgttgttgttgttgttgttgttgttgttaccattgttatttataaatatagtatTCCTGTGAGAATTAGACCCATGGCTATTGCGATTGTTATATCCGCTAGTGCTACTCATGGtgttaattatttattcgGGTAGTTTACGTGGTTTTATTATAACTATAGCCTTTAAGATTattgtatattttattattaataatatgtaATTTGtatggataaaaaaatgtttgattgttaattatttttattcatttatttatatataattttttatataaactCAGTTGTAATTTCTCATTTATTTAACTACCAGTATCATCGCTATAGTTTACTCTAACTGTAATTAATAAGCTTAAGAaacatcaattttttttttttttttttcgcttTAGCGATAGTGGTTTTAAATAGGGAGAAAAGTACCTTTAACGCACAtaatgagaaaaaaaaaaaaaaaaaaaatcaaagcTAAGAAAAGCTGTATGATAAATTATCACGTTTTataagggaaaaaaaaaagacaaagaGAGAAATATTCAGATAAAATGAAAGATACGGCCAACGAGCTGATgaattatttatctttaaaagaaaatgataacAAGTAAGAATAATGcacaaaaatgaaaaaatgccgtgtttgttctttttcttttcgattttttattgtagTTACGAAGAAAtgattcttttaaattgtttGCTGCTTATCTTTTCCCACAGTTTACCATTGGAAAATTTGACTGGaagcaaaataaaaataaaaataaaaataaagattaaCTGAtaattaattcttttttttttttttttttttttttgtgttgaGGTGAGGGTTTATAATCGcagaagaaataaaaagtgtGGAAATAAGAACAAAATGCTGCTTTTCgaataggaaaaaaaaaaaaaatatacattccttaaaatataaaattggaTTCTAAATAAACCACAACTATTTTCTTATGGCCGAAACAGTGATCTTACCGAAATACGAAaataacctttttttttttttttttatcatgaGAAATTATAGCATGACAAATCCAAAAGTTTATACTAGGTATTTGTAAAGTAACAAGGAGATGTATAAACACTagattgataaaaaaaaaaaaaaaaaaatactttttagGCAAACATTACACGGGAAATCTAACGAGAAATCTAACGAGAAATCAAGAATATTAGCGGACTCTGCTAACCATAATCTAGAGacaataattaataaagcaATGTgcaatttatattattattcaaagtGTTTATTCTATTAACTTGGaactgataataaataattttttttttttttaaaatatctgcTTAGaatagaacaaaaaaaaaaaaaaaaatactaaaagACGCCCAAATGGATAAAAgctttatatttatattagcGTTTGTAGCTTTTCAACTATAAGGGTTTATATACTCATATCGTGcaagtattaaaaataaagaaaagcaAAGGGGAAAGGGGATAAAGATTATTACGTTGAATATGTATTGCATAAGCTTCAATTTACACCTTCTTCTcccctctttttttccaacGTAGATttagttatatatatatatatgactATATAGATCCACggaaataaaagttttaatatacgtatatataaatatatacttcttttttttttgtgtctGGTGTATATTAAAGTTTCTTATAGAAATTAAACCACGGACAATAAAAGCATACGgcttaaactttttttttttttttctcgtAATGATTTACGCTTATAGATCTAGTGAGAAAATAGTCTTTGgtaacaaataaacaatcgttaataataatatatataataaacgATAACAGTAAACTTTATATCCgaacaataaaaagaaaaaaagaaagagaaaaaattcTGACTAAAGTATTGATTATATccattatattattaccgttattaaacatttaaataaattgtttttcgagaaaaagaagaaaaaagaaaaattaattaatatatatatattaataaaataaacgaACACACTTATAATTGgctattatttcttttattattatatctttaaaaatcaaTCAAACTTTAGGCTCAGAATCATTTTTACTGAAAACTTTATATagttctatttttttttttttttttatttttttatacgGAGCTCCGTATTAACTTAAATATGTATAaacacaaaaataataatatatccTAACAATATACGAAACATAGGAACGAAGTCTCGTCGCATTATATTTAAGAAATTTCGGTTAATGTCTTAATCatattaacaatatcattataataataaatcattttgGCTATTTTAAagtataataaatttaattaagtggattaaaaaaacattttatataaatatcaaAAGAGCCATATAAagtaaaaaggaaaaagaggaaaaaaaaaaaaaaaaaaaaaaaaataatatatatatatatatatatatatatataaacaaaataaaaaacaatgactttttttaaaaaaatatttggcagaaataattttataattgtgATActagataaaataaaacaaatattagAGGGGACTCATCCTCAAGGTACTgacaatactaatacttGTACTGTAGGTGATGATAttactactgctactacCGCCGCCAGCACCAACACCACTACTAATGAtagtagaaaaaaaatgctacCCCATTCATGGTCATCACCATCATCTTCACTGCTACAAAAGAAActaactaataataataagaattaTCAGTTTGACAGTGATGTGGAATTGCTTAGgttagaaaaagaattaaagaaaaagaaaattataacTAAACAAGATTTGGTTGAAtacaatattaaattaacGGAGATTTatagaaacaaaaacaaaagcacAAGTTCGCGTAGTGTTACAACTACTACAAATACAACTGCTGTGAGTAGAAAAtcatcaataataacaggTATTAGTAACACTAGTGGTATAAGCAATAGAAGTTATAGTACTGGTGGTTCTACTATGagtaaaaaaagtattaataattatcataacaaaaactataaaataGTAACGCAACCAATGAGGGGGGAATTAAAA is part of the Saccharomycodes ludwigii strain NBRC 1722 chromosome III, whole genome shotgun sequence genome and encodes:
- a CDS encoding bifunctional triacylglycerol lipase/ester hydrolase (similar to Saccharomyces cerevisiae YPR147C | protein of unknown function) produces the protein MFKTVLTEKKELVNIFHYTPSIVNGNTPLVIFVPGNPGIINFYSNFLRSLVEKYPKYEIYGLSHRGFTGGDSNFGELYDLNQQVENTRFLLSNILNDRKGANDNNNTQRPLILMGHSMGCYVLQKNIIENYQLNYKKIIFFMPTIVDIHKSEAGSKLNLVFKILPAFYLLVGGLVTLAINWLKLGWVFQIISKKFYEGYVIQNQIYDFITSSYFTKQALYLAKHEMNQIRDQWKDQHIFKNIIIGNNKDIFEMWFAGKDHRTFISIA
- a CDS encoding uncharacterized protein (similar to Saccharomyces cerevisiae YGR127W | putative protein of unknown function): MCILLGLTDHPDYSLILISNRDEVYQRKAERTAVRNLKNTYNNSPARVLCPVDELSGGTWLGINLDTKVFSIVLNIQELENNPNDNKQHNKGLLSRGILPLICLLNDNNNNKNNGNGNSDKLSSKADWLNTYPDIIKTRPFNLVYGDLSRNKCDLNILSLKSDATHTDTNLTEELKHYKINSTNDTTFVITNNKYSENIKDWPKIKLGQDALDELRNTKTDNIIEKCYEIATRTTLPDHRNILTSKECKALVRNSIFIPPLKVKNEDDPTIIDYGTRTTIVITVSRKTGDITYVERDNVEKNNADLIFTESTYQ
- a CDS encoding uncharacterized protein (similar to Saccharomyces cerevisiae YGR126W | putative protein of unknown function); this encodes MSESIDAATARNTANNTARNTEIEGNGDITPVDASVATPTTKNIPSVTLTPAAKTNTDRKNKGKKKLTTTGHTDSQPQKEEENNNDDDDDDASSIDSSISSLSDLDEELSEQPEAYDGGDDEEKLQNKELDSNKLDKIISHNAIKGNVETKESLAKSGLNLNKAELDPLQETLSHGSNNEIFPEEYQLETKTGLVKMKTIEGLNRVTTSTTPQSSINTDIDGLMYDNDLGDEDQISIKQESHIPKGINEEQIEKVVERNKKEIEKYQEQKHHHGFRKFLDSFMP
- the VSB1 gene encoding Vsb1p (similar to Saccharomyces cerevisiae YGR125W | putative protein of unknown function), yielding MSSTSGYNNRNSHGSNSHRNTIFINNNGNNNNNNNNNNNNNNNNNNNPEISSFLGRSYVGSFSQPSYLNTANNSDPSSLGYTKNNGSNNGLDFPMIYNKNSPKNINSNFSLPITNNLENKKIHASNMLHKQTVALSNAFEEEEEQKNKGYEIDDSNNIEQIEAEDEAEAILENDYPSYQTDYDNALDEEYGLVPSISQEGSIYDSSSFLSPQSSSNLSMLSSANNYGSMDSHNDTVVATTTTTTNNKAYLRNPGVFFQDIVRYTPAVILGLLLNILDALSYGMIIFPITEPVFSHLGPAGLSIFYVSCIISQLTYSSGLSVFRSGIGSEMIEITPFFHTMAINIMSSFATGNEMEHQNEIISTTIVCYAISSIFTGMTFYTLGKLRLGKIVGFFPRHILIGCIGGVGYFLIITGIEVSTRIAKFKYSWDFLVHFLILDFSNLSKLLLPIILTVLLIFIQHRFNNSSLVLPLFYIITLFLFHFIVVLVPSLSLSNLRDEGWIFPLAGKRENWFDFYKLYNFKLVHWDLIFSNIPTMLALTFFGILHVPINVPALAMSLNIDKYDVDKELIAHGYSNFISGILGSIENYLVYTNSVLFIRAGAGDSGFAGFYLAIATFIVMCIGPVIISLIPICIVGSLIFLLGYELLKESLFDTWGKLKNFEYLTILIIVLTMGVFDFVLGIIVGILIACFSFLIDSTKLKTVNGEYDGKIAHSTVNRDYLQTELLNEIGEQIYVLKLQNLLFFGTIISIEEKIDNMLKTQRKIKYLILDFKNINADNIDYSAAEGFNRIRRFVDTKNIRLIVSSIQETDHIYNVFNKVGLLQGIELFHDLNSALEWCENQFLMQYKVLLEKRKKHRMKQQQQKNLLLFQQQQQQQTKNQTRKLSVPSQSTMMISSTPRNSQFVNVAKVLFNNEQQENTKLNNRFKSKPFLPLFLVSLKKFISINPETEEEHQKWEKVTNYFTREKLPPNYEMPNHDNILFVVESGLMKISYYIMGNGNMNDPKSNDRCNIYETIASKTCYGKIINGYNNTEEMKDYLECVRCETECVIWIVDKERLNKLKKEDIELFTELVLVISALNQYRYKKLLRYSLISS
- a CDS encoding uncharacterized protein (similar to Saccharomyces cerevisiae YOR178C | GAC1 | Glycogen ACcumulation (paralog of YLR273C | PIG1)) translates to MTFFKKIFGRNNFIIVILDKIKQILEGTHPQGTDNTNTCTVGDDITTATTAASTNTTTNDSRKKMLPHSWSSPSSSLLQKKLTNNNKNYQFDSDVELLRLEKELKKKKIITKQDLVEYNIKLTEIYRNKNKSTSSRSVTTTTNTTAVSRKSSIITGISNTSGISNRSYSTGGSTMSKKSINNYHNKNYKIVTQPMRGELKDTIREEEERQQEGNNSINTVLTPTISQDVMDNGKSRTNATVAPTGFATDNLFVKVSNIGNIDKAFIIPV